From Anopheles darlingi chromosome 2, idAnoDarlMG_H_01, whole genome shotgun sequence, the proteins below share one genomic window:
- the LOC125950245 gene encoding neuronal acetylcholine receptor subunit alpha-7 isoform X1, translated as MYFVMDLYLIVLCLLVIYIKDSLQGPHEKRLLNNLLNTYNTLERPVANESDPLEVKFGLTLQQIIDVDEKNQLLITNIWLSLEWNDYNLRWNDSEYGGVRDLRITPNKLWKPDVLMYNSADEGFDGTYHTNIVVKNNGSCLYVPPGIFKSTCKIDITWFPFDDQNCEMKFGSWTYDGNQLDLVLNSEDGGDLSDFITNGEWYLIGMPGKKNTITYQCCPEPYVDITFTIQIRRRTLYYFFNLIVPCVLISSMALLGFTLPPDSGEKLTLGVTILLSLTVFLNLVAETLPQVSDAIPLLGTYFNCIMFMVASSVVLTVVVLNYHHRTADIHEMPPWIKSVFLQWLPWILRMGRPGRKITRKTIMLSNRMKELELKERSSKSLLANVLDIDDDFRHPCSGISGSTTAIGGSVFTRLTTVEEQNTSTGCTHKDLHHILKELQFITNRMRKADEEAELISDWKFAAMVVDRFCLFVFTLFTIIATVTVLLSAPHIIVQ; from the exons ATGTATTTTGTTATGGATTTGTATCTCATCGTTCTGTGTCTTTTGGTCATTTACATTAAAG ACAGTCTGCAGGGACCGCACGAGAAGCGGCTGCTGAACAATCTGCTGAACACGTACAACACCCTCGAACGCCCGGTCGCCAACGAGTCTGACCCGCTGGAAGTGAAGTTTGGCCTGACGCTGCAGCAAATAATCGATGTT GACGAGAAGAATCAACTTTTAATAACAAACATATGGCTGTCGTTG GAATGGAACGATTACAACCTGCGCTGGAACGACTCCGAGTACGGTGGCGTGCGGGATTTACGAATCACGCCGAACAAGCTCTGGAAGCCGGATGTGCTGATGTACAACAG TGCTGATGAAGGATTCGATGGAACATATCATACCAACATAGTTGTGAAAAACAATGGCAGCTGCTTATATGTTCCTCCCGGCATTTTCAAGAGCACGTGTAAAATCGACATCACGTGGTTCCCGTTCGATGATCAGAACTGTGAGATGAAGTTCGGCAGCTGGACGTACGATGGCAATCAG TTGGATCTGGTACTAAACTCAGAGGATGGTGGAGACCTATCGGATTTCATcacgaatggcgaatggtatCTTATAG GAATGCCCGGAAAGAAAAATACAATAACATATCAGTGTTGTCCTGAGCCGTACGTCGACATAACGTTCACGATACAGATTCGAAGGAGAACGCTTTATTACTTCTTCAATTTGATAGTTCCATGCGTCTTAATTTCATCGATGGCCCTGCTGGGATTTACGCTTCCTCCGGATTCGGGCGAAAAGCTGACTCTAG GTGTAACTATACTGCTATCACTCACTGTATTCCTTAATTTAGTCGCGGAGACGTTACCTCAAGTATCCGATGCAATTCCGCTACTAG GAACGTACTTTAACTGCATTATGTTCATGGTAGCGTCCTCAGTCGTGCTGACGGTTGTCGTACTGAATTACCATCATCGAACTGCCGACATCCACGAGATGCCTCCATGG ATCAAATCGGTCTTTCTGCAATGGCTACCGTGGATCCTGCGGATGGGTCGGCCCGGTAGAAAGATCACCCGCAAAACGATCATGCTGAGCAATCGCATGAAGGAGCTCGAGCTGAAGGAGCGATCCTCGAAGTCGTTGCTGGCGAACGTGCTCGACATCGATGACGACTTCCGGCATCCGTGCTCGGGCATATCAGGCTCGACTACCGCCATCGGTGGTTCGGT CTTTACGCGTCTTACTACGGTCGAGGAGCAGAATACGAGCACCGGCTGTACGCACAAGGATTTGCACCACATACTGAAGGAGCTGCAGTTCATCACCAACCGCATGCGGAAGGCGGACGAGGAAGCGGAACTCATCAGTGACTGGAAGTTCGCGGCGATGGTTGTTGACAG ATTTTGCCTTTTCGTGTTTACCTTATTTACAATAATTGCGACCGTTACTGTGCTTCTCTCGGCCCCTCATATAATAGTGCAGTAA
- the LOC125950245 gene encoding neuronal acetylcholine receptor subunit alpha-7 isoform X2 encodes MYFVMDLYLIVLCLLVIYIKDSLQGPHEKRLLNNLLNTYNTLERPVANESDPLEVKFGLTLQQIIDVDEKNQILTTNAWLNLDEKNQLLITNIWLSLEWNDYNLRWNDSEYGGVRDLRITPNKLWKPDVLMYNSADEGFDGTYHTNIVVKNNGSCLYVPPGIFKSTCKIDITWFPFDDQNCEMKFGSWTYDGNQLDLVLNSEDGGDLSDFITNGEWYLIGMPGKKNTITYQCCPEPYVDITFTIQIRRRTLYYFFNLIVPCVLISSMALLGFTLPPDSGEKLTLGVTILLSLTVFLNLVAETLPQVSDAIPLLGTYFNCIMFMVASSVVLTVVVLNYHHRTADIHEMPPWIKSVFLQWLPWILRMGRPGRKITRKTIMLSNRMKELELKERSSKSLLANVLDIDDDFRHPCSGISGSTTAIGGSVFTRLTTVEEQNTSTGCTHKDLHHILKELQFITNRMRKADEEAELISDWKFAAMVVDRFCLFVFTLFTIIATVTVLLSAPHIIVQ; translated from the exons ATGTATTTTGTTATGGATTTGTATCTCATCGTTCTGTGTCTTTTGGTCATTTACATTAAAG ACAGTCTGCAGGGACCGCACGAGAAGCGGCTGCTGAACAATCTGCTGAACACGTACAACACCCTCGAACGCCCGGTCGCCAACGAGTCTGACCCGCTGGAAGTGAAGTTTGGCCTGACGCTGCAGCAAATAATCGATGTT GATGAAAAAAATCAGATACTTACTACCAACGCGTGGTTGAATCTG GACGAGAAGAATCAACTTTTAATAACAAACATATGGCTGTCGTTG GAATGGAACGATTACAACCTGCGCTGGAACGACTCCGAGTACGGTGGCGTGCGGGATTTACGAATCACGCCGAACAAGCTCTGGAAGCCGGATGTGCTGATGTACAACAG TGCTGATGAAGGATTCGATGGAACATATCATACCAACATAGTTGTGAAAAACAATGGCAGCTGCTTATATGTTCCTCCCGGCATTTTCAAGAGCACGTGTAAAATCGACATCACGTGGTTCCCGTTCGATGATCAGAACTGTGAGATGAAGTTCGGCAGCTGGACGTACGATGGCAATCAG TTGGATCTGGTACTAAACTCAGAGGATGGTGGAGACCTATCGGATTTCATcacgaatggcgaatggtatCTTATAG GAATGCCCGGAAAGAAAAATACAATAACATATCAGTGTTGTCCTGAGCCGTACGTCGACATAACGTTCACGATACAGATTCGAAGGAGAACGCTTTATTACTTCTTCAATTTGATAGTTCCATGCGTCTTAATTTCATCGATGGCCCTGCTGGGATTTACGCTTCCTCCGGATTCGGGCGAAAAGCTGACTCTAG GTGTAACTATACTGCTATCACTCACTGTATTCCTTAATTTAGTCGCGGAGACGTTACCTCAAGTATCCGATGCAATTCCGCTACTAG GAACGTACTTTAACTGCATTATGTTCATGGTAGCGTCCTCAGTCGTGCTGACGGTTGTCGTACTGAATTACCATCATCGAACTGCCGACATCCACGAGATGCCTCCATGG ATCAAATCGGTCTTTCTGCAATGGCTACCGTGGATCCTGCGGATGGGTCGGCCCGGTAGAAAGATCACCCGCAAAACGATCATGCTGAGCAATCGCATGAAGGAGCTCGAGCTGAAGGAGCGATCCTCGAAGTCGTTGCTGGCGAACGTGCTCGACATCGATGACGACTTCCGGCATCCGTGCTCGGGCATATCAGGCTCGACTACCGCCATCGGTGGTTCGGT CTTTACGCGTCTTACTACGGTCGAGGAGCAGAATACGAGCACCGGCTGTACGCACAAGGATTTGCACCACATACTGAAGGAGCTGCAGTTCATCACCAACCGCATGCGGAAGGCGGACGAGGAAGCGGAACTCATCAGTGACTGGAAGTTCGCGGCGATGGTTGTTGACAG ATTTTGCCTTTTCGTGTTTACCTTATTTACAATAATTGCGACCGTTACTGTGCTTCTCTCGGCCCCTCATATAATAGTGCAGTAA